The segment TACCTTAGGTGATTCTAGTACATAGGCAGTGGGCATATTAGATGCAGTTTGGTTGTAATGTCTCTCTGGTAACAACTGCATGCTATTTATAAGACAATTGTGCTTTTGTTCTGAATATAAATCATCTGAATCACTTTGAGTAGTGGCTACATCATCGGATCTTAGACAATCAGCAGAACTGTTTCTGATTGGTGATCTGGGATACCTATTTACAGTTTTCATTCCATGAAACACTCTTGTACCCATTTTCACACCATTTCTTCTGGGTAAACTACAACTTTCTGAAGATGATAATCCATCATTAGAAGAATTCCCTTGGTTAACATTCATTGTATTTAACAAACTTTCCTCACTTGGTTGGGGTGATAGTATTTGTCTCAATAATTCCTCAGTATTAGGCTTTTCATTTTCCTTATTCTGTGATTTCTTATCTCCAAAGATATCCATTTTGAATCTTCTTCTGACTGGCCTCCTTGATCTAACAGGATTTCTAACTGCTAAATTATAGCTGTCTTGATAGTTACTCCATTCTATTTTGCCTGGACTGTTCTCTTGGTTTAAAGGACAATTAAGTTCATctgataaatatgttataaagtcttcttttgcatataattttaagtacagTCTGTGGTGAAGAGAAGCCAACCAAAATGTAAAGTAGCTTTTGGAgtctgtcatttttaatttatatttaactccaATTTTGGACAGACCTGAATATGAGTTAGGCATAATATACAAGCTCTTTTTATTGTAGTAAAATGTGTGTATGTGATGCCATGGTAAACTTTGTAATACTATGCGATTGGCTGCATTTGAAATTTCAGCAGCATGATTGTTACGGGAATAAAGTGTGATTCCTCTTGGGCCAATGGAGAGCCATATGTCTCTACAAAACCCATCTCTGGTTGCCCACACAGCTGAGTAAAAGTGTGCCCCATAATCACGGAATGTTTGAGCTaatgttataaagtttattatggCTTTGTTTCTGTCTAACCCATGTCTAGATTCATGAGCTCTTTTCATTCTTAACTTAATGTCTGCCATGTCATTGGTAATCACACTTTCAGGCAAGTAGTGTTCAAGGAGAAAGTAATCAGCTGTACCATGCTCTCTGTAGGAGAATTCTCCAAATTCAATATGTAAAGCATAACCAGCCAGCAGAATGAGATTCTGTATTGTTGAGGTCAGTTGGCCTTCTACTGTAGCTCTCCTTAGCTGCAAATAGACCCTATACCTCCATTCTCCACCTTGAATGTTGTTGGAGACATTCTTAGGTAAGAAAAATTTGATTCTCAAGAATACAGTCAATGTATCATCACCATCAACAAGTTTATTCTTTTTTGAGCTTGTCTTATGCCAGTTTTCAGGGgcaatcttttttattttataatcatctggtaaaaacacaaaatctcCTCCTAACAAAATTGCAATGCCAAGCATAAAGTTGTGTTCATATTTTTCACTGTGTACCAGAGCTTCAAAAAGCTGACCAGCTGTTATGACATTGGGATCACATAGTACTTCAACTTTTTGTCCATTCAACAGTACAACTGTTATCATCTTCTTATCAGCTATTGAAGATAAAGTCAGATCCATGTGTTTAGCAGGCTGGGAAGCTCTGACAATGAATTCTGGGCCCGTACATCCTTCTTTGCCTTTTAATCCACAATCTGCTTTATACAGTCTAGAAGCAGCTCTTTGAACGGGTTTACCTCTCCTGAAATTGCTGTTTAAAGGTTTATCATGTGCTTTAGCTCTGTGGTCACTAACCATGATTGCATGCATGGAAACGGCATTGTTCTGTATCTGAGGCTCCTCAATTTGAGTGCTGCAAGCTATGTCCAATGTAGAATGGGCACTACTTAGTCCACCTCTCCTTGGAgtgtcaaataaattaaacacagcCTTTCTGTGAGTCCTAGGAATTCGGCAGCTTGGGAAAGGGTCTTTCTCATCTGGAGATTTTATAAGACCAGCACAACTTCTTGGACGGACACTGACTTTCAAGTCTGTGTTTGTGCTAGCCTCTTTGGAGCGTCTTTTAACATAGTTCTGTTCAGATTCCGTATTGAAGTAGTCAATATTGTGGGCGATGCCGATAGAGGCGGCTGAACAGGAGCTGCGGCCGGAGTCTTCGTCACATACTCGAGGCACTGAAacaaaaaagtacataatattgtaagcATAACTTttagttgtaaaataattaaattaaataaatatattattaataaaaatacgaacgttgtattatttatttacgcgCAAAGAATAAGAGAAAACAGTATCTATTACGTTACGTGTGTAAATACGATAAATACGAAAGACCttgtatttagatttttttagacgtaaggtaaagttattaaaataaagttattataaaaaatgctaaGGAATGTGAGTGACGCATAAACAAAGAGTTGTCTCATGCGTTCTAAGTTAAATTGCATAAACATGATCTATCCATAAACGGATATTAGATATTCAAATATGCAAGTTTGTTACCACGGCGAGAGAAAGTTCTTTAACGTTCCCAGGCTCTCTCACATACTTATTGAATTATTACcttaaataataacacatatataaaacatttttaactacGATTCTTTAGAAACATTATAAAACCACGCGAAAACTTTTACTTGAAAAacttttcatattatttgcACTTACTTTTTAACTTATATACAACTGTTGAAATTTGATTAACACGTTTTGTTTAATCATATGACCTAATTACTTTTACTTTCAACGAATATAACTAACATAATTATGATACAATTCACCAAAATCAATCCGAAACTTTTGTTTTCCTTGGTGAGCATTTTACtcacactatttttttttttttttatttatttctgtccaTGGATACAAGTCCTTCAGacgcatacataaattattttacctactatattaaacaaatagttcttagttataaaatacaaataggagttttgatacaatttacaattaaattttcttaatagtACGACTAAtgtagataaacaaagctttatacatttgaatattgGATAATATATCTTCCAATTGGCGGGGAATACTTTCAATGTTACTATTTACACATGTACCACTATCACATAAATCGTTCGCTAATAATAAACGGTCAATTCCAAACGCAGGGCACCGAAGTACGATATGATCCAAATCAGCATTTGCTTGATTACAGTAAGAACATCTGTTACTATTCACTAAATGAAGTCTATAAAGATGTGCTGGAGTCAAACAGTGTCCCAACCTCATGCGTGTGATGCAGCTAAAAACTTTCTGTCAATATATTTGTGTTGATGATACCAAGGTTTCGTTGGTAATTCTTTCTGTATTTTGCTGTACCATTTTCCTTTGGTCTGCAGGGTAAAGTCCCAGTATTCTTTCCATAACAgtttattgctacttttgtaCAAGCTGTAATAATCGGTAAAATGGACCTTCATCGACTCTGTGTGATCCTCATCAGGGTTCGCGTGGGTTGCCTTATCTGCTATTTCATTTCCACGTATGCCACTGTGTGATGGAACCCACAAAAATTCTATGTTAAGGTGTTTCTCATCTCGGAGTTgagttaacttatttttaatagcgtgcaccaaataatttattttataggaaatgtggaaattatttaatgaacacAAAACACTCTTAGaatctgaaattattaaaatattacttacattcgTATTTACATAGAGCAATGCACAATAAATTGCATATACCTCCGGCTGTAAATATACTACAGTTAGTACTtatcttcatacattttgtataattaagttgAGGATCATAAAATGCTGCTGTACAGTAACTATCAGTTTTGGATCcatctgtatataataaataataattatttttgctattcttaaattctaaaaaatcaGTATTGTCATGTACAGTATTTACATGTATTATAGGACAATCAATAAGAACTTTAAATGAATTAGTATACAATGGCCAGttactatatttttgaatatgctTAGAATTCTTTTTAACcaagttataaattgtttggATTTCAGGTATTGTCCCATGTACAAGTGAAGGAGCAGTGACTACATTAGATGAGACTGGTTCTATGTCCAGAGGACTCAATTCGAGTTGTTTGTGAAGAATGCTATTGTTTAAGGatactattttcaaataaaaatctttggGCCAACTGTAATCTACGCAAAACCAGAGGAGGTATACAAGTTTCTATTTCTAGTGAGTTAATAGGTGTTGATCTCATAGCTCCACAAATGAGTCGCAGGCCCATGTTTTGTATCACATCTAACTTCTTTAAATGAGTTCTGCTAGCATTCATGTAGGCTAAACTGCTGTAGTCAAAGTGACTTCTAATTATACTCTTATACAACATAGCCATTGTTTTGGGTCAGACCCCCAGTAAGTGCCTGCTAAATGTCTTAGTAAATTAATACCATTTAATgcttttttacaaatatgtttaatgtgTTCATCAAACTTAAGCTTATCATCAATAATAACTCCTAAAAATTTGTGTTGTTTTACCAATGGAATTTGAGttgtgttgtaaaaaaatatttacatcatctacatttaactgtttactaaaaactaaaactgaACTTTTGAAGGGCTAATATCaagtttaagtttattatgataGAAATTGTACAACTGTTTCAGTGCATTGTTAATGTTACTTTGAGCAACATGCAAATTTTGATTTGTGCTATACAAAAGCAAGTCATCTGCAAATTGTAGGATCTTAACATTTGTTGTGtcaacatattttgaaatttctgaggtatataaattatataatagtggCGACAGTGTAGCCCCTTGCATAACACCTCTATTTACACATCTAGGCCCATGCAGTTTGTCATTATACTTCACATATACAGTTCTATCACTCATAAAGTTATACAACCACTTTAAAACTTGGGCAGGTATACCTGTGTTGTATAAAATCTGAATGAGTTCTTCtatattaacattatcaaaagcaccttttacatctaaaaatacacatatcatATTGGAGTGACTTAATTTAGCTtgttttatgtcaaatattaatgatacaaaGCTTTCAGAACAACTTTTGCCTTTTCTGAAGCCAAACTGTACTGAAGGAATTACATTAGTTGACTCAATGAAATAATCTaatcttaattttaacatattttcaaatagttTACCCAAACATGAAGATAATGAAACTGGCCTATAAGATGTTGCACTGTTTATGGGCTTATTAGGTTTTAATATAGGAATGACACATTGAGTTTTCCAGGTAGTTGGTATTACTATTTCCTTCCACATTCTATTGTAAATactaagtaaaatgatttgtgcattcaaatgtaattttttaaccaataaatatgGAATGTCGTCTAGTCCCCGGAGTAGTATCTCTTCTTGATTTCAAAGATATATGTAATTCATTTAAGTTAAATGTACTATTAAGAAATGTGTTAATATCAGTTTCAGTTgcactttcaaataaataagttaatctaTCTTGACTGATTTGTGTTGTgtctgttaaattatttataaaatcaggaACCCAGTCATCATTAAAATTTCTGTTTTTGTCACTAATCCCTAtcctcttaaattttctaacatatCCCCATATTCGAGAAATTGGTGTTAGTCTGTTGAAACTACCACATAAGTTTTGCCAAGAAGTAATGCTCTCctcttttaatattcttttcttaGCAGCatctaactttttatattttatccaattttctaTTGTAGGCtgtgaaaaataatctttcagAGCTTTCTTAGAATTATTTACGACATCAGTACAGTTCTGATTCCACCATGGAACAGGTTTTCTAGAAATTGAGTTAATTGATCTTTTTTTAACTTTAGGAATAGTTTTATCtcttaagtttttaatatttgaacaaaattattatacaatgttaGGGAACTATCATTGACCAGATCCAAATGCGAAAATCCGTTTTCACTCAGAGAACAGTATTCAGGCCAATTTGCtttgctatatatatatttactttcatttacAGGAGAGACACAGTATGATGATGGTTGCACATTTATCTCAAGAAAAGTTGGAAGGTGGTAACTACCCATTGGGTCATCATGAACATACCAATTGCAAAGATGAGCAATAGAAGAACTAGTAAGAGCCAAATCTAATGCAGCAGCCTGTCTACCAGGATAAGGGACCGTTGTTGTAGATCCATcatttaaaatgcataaatcACAATCATCTATAAGGTTAAACAAGCATTTACCCCTATTGTTGTCATAATTAGATCCAAAAGCCATGTGATGAGCATTAAAATCACCCATTATAACACAAGGCCTTGGTAAGGAATTTA is part of the Manduca sexta isolate Smith_Timp_Sample1 chromosome 10, JHU_Msex_v1.0, whole genome shotgun sequence genome and harbors:
- the LOC115452157 gene encoding tyrosine-protein phosphatase non-receptor type 13 isoform X2; this encodes MHAIMVSDHRAKAHDKPLNSNFRRGKPVQRAASRLYKADCGLKGKEGCTGPEFIVRASQPAKHMDLTLSSIADKKMITVVLLNGQKVEVLCDPNVITAGQLFEALVHSEKYEHNFMLGIAILLGGDFVFLPDDYKIKKIAPENWHKTSSKKNKLVDGDDTLTVFLRIKFFLPKNVSNNIQGGEWRYRVYLQLRRATVEGQLTSTIQNLILLAGYALHIEFGEFSYREHGTADYFLLEHYLPESVITNDMADIKLRMKRAHESRHGLDRNKAIINFITLAQTFRDYGAHFYSAVWATRDGFCRDIWLSIGPRGITLYSRNNHAAEISNAANRIVLQSLPWHHIHTFYYNKKSLYIMPNSYSGLSKIGVKYKLKMTDSKSYFTFWLASLHHRLYLKLYAKEDFITYLSDELNCPLNQENSPGKIEWSNYQDSYNLAVRNPVRSRRPVRRRFKMDIFGDKKSQNKENEKPNTEELLRQILSPQPSEESLLNTMNVNQGNSSNDGLSSSESCSLPRRNGVKMGTRVFHGMKTVNRYPRSPIRNSSADCLRSDDVATTQSDSDDLYSEQKHNCLINSMQLLPERHYNQTASNMPTAYVLESPKVYPEVFNYNATVNESCLNTSLFEKLDNMECVQGERVFVTAVLERDEMNALGLQVAEGSDGNVYVKSITPGSPADLCKKIVPGDQIISVNGKTLLNVKYEKALMMLQSAPKTVELIVLQNANKACNSEHQAIESSKTRLNLKGISSSVASALDADITDDELLNEEALKTIYALIKLTKEKVINRMKDKSSKQSTPDKSNLQKSYSENKVFEESDIGNYSSQENTPQKNTHKFNTWRGQIPNRPKRRPLSLSVPTDVDLPENYLDNVSDDLMKKSSLKSIQSSLNGLDRSKSNSAKSVALPRNFGLSRRWLGPVRYPVTPCKNINMVTDVNDSSAIVEGNIMRRHFVYGAGDSDEDQIFL
- the LOC115452157 gene encoding tyrosine-protein phosphatase non-receptor type 13 isoform X1, with the protein product MPRVCDEDSGRSSCSAASIGIAHNIDYFNTESEQNYVKRRSKEASTNTDLKVSVRPRSCAGLIKSPDEKDPFPSCRIPRTHRKAVFNLFDTPRRGGLSSAHSTLDIACSTQIEEPQIQNNAVSMHAIMVSDHRAKAHDKPLNSNFRRGKPVQRAASRLYKADCGLKGKEGCTGPEFIVRASQPAKHMDLTLSSIADKKMITVVLLNGQKVEVLCDPNVITAGQLFEALVHSEKYEHNFMLGIAILLGGDFVFLPDDYKIKKIAPENWHKTSSKKNKLVDGDDTLTVFLRIKFFLPKNVSNNIQGGEWRYRVYLQLRRATVEGQLTSTIQNLILLAGYALHIEFGEFSYREHGTADYFLLEHYLPESVITNDMADIKLRMKRAHESRHGLDRNKAIINFITLAQTFRDYGAHFYSAVWATRDGFCRDIWLSIGPRGITLYSRNNHAAEISNAANRIVLQSLPWHHIHTFYYNKKSLYIMPNSYSGLSKIGVKYKLKMTDSKSYFTFWLASLHHRLYLKLYAKEDFITYLSDELNCPLNQENSPGKIEWSNYQDSYNLAVRNPVRSRRPVRRRFKMDIFGDKKSQNKENEKPNTEELLRQILSPQPSEESLLNTMNVNQGNSSNDGLSSSESCSLPRRNGVKMGTRVFHGMKTVNRYPRSPIRNSSADCLRSDDVATTQSDSDDLYSEQKHNCLINSMQLLPERHYNQTASNMPTAYVLESPKVYPEVFNYNATVNESCLNTSLFEKLDNMECVQGERVFVTAVLERDEMNALGLQVAEGSDGNVYVKSITPGSPADLCKKIVPGDQIISVNGKTLLNVKYEKALMMLQSAPKTVELIVLQNANKACNSEHQAIESSKTRLNLKGISSSVASALDADITDDELLNEEALKTIYALIKLTKEKVINRMKDKSSKQSTPDKSNLQKSYSENKVFEESDIGNYSSQENTPQKNTHKFNTWRGQIPNRPKRRPLSLSVPTDVDLPENYLDNVSDDLMKKSSLKSIQSSLNGLDRSKSNSAKSVALPRNFGLSRRWLGPVRYPVTPCKNINMVTDVNDSSAIVEGNIMRRHFVYGAGDSDEDQIFL